The Nostoc sp. 'Peltigera membranacea cyanobiont' N6 genome contains the following window.
TACCTCTATCCCGCCGACTGGGACTAGGAAACACCGGCTGATCATTGCTGGCATCGCCACGGTAATCCAGTAGCACCGCACTAGTTTCCGGATCGAGACTAATGGTTCTGGTTTTATTTCGTTTCCCCGTCACAGTTAATAACAGACAATCTCCATCCTCCCGAAACTGCCGCCAAAATAACCCCGGCGTAACTATGCGCTTACCATAATCAGAAGTTTGCCGCGCAATTTCTCCCGCCCTCACCCCACTGTAAAAGACGAGAGTCAACAGCAGCCAATGCATCTTATTAGTGTTGTGTTGCAAATCTACTTCAATCGCCGCTTTTTCCAACTTAGCAATGTCGCGTTCCGACAGAATGCGCTCTGCGAGCTTATCGTCCCATTGGATACTTAAGTCCTTGCCCAAGTCGATAGCAAAATAACCAATAGAAGCTCTAGTACCCCACTCCCACAAACTTTTAATCGCCGCCGTGTATTTAGCTGCCGTATTTTTACTAATTCCATAAGTATTTTTCTTTCCCCGTACTGGCTTTTCATCCTTCAGCCAAGCAAGATTTGCGTGTAGATGGAATAACGTTACCATCCTCAAATCAGATATCCCAAACCGCGACTGCATATAATCGGCAAGCTCATAACCAATTTGCCGATATGCCCGTCGCGTTTGGTCGCTTTTAATAGTGACAGAATGTACCCATAGCTCAATTAGCTGTTCCGTCGAATTAATTCTCTGGCGGTTGGGAAAATAATAATCCACAAGCGCAACCCGGGCTTGATCAAGCGGTAGAGTCACCACCTCCACAGCAAGTGATTCCACGCTTAATACAGGTAAATTTTCCATAAGATAAATCCCCAACCCCCACTGATGATTATGATGCCGAGAACTATAATTCCCGGTATCTTTATGATAGTTGTTTCCCAGACACGATCCAATTGCCCATCTAGAATCATCTATATCGTATATACGCGGATATCCCGTATGCGATGATAGTAGGGGGAGATAGAGAGGTAGGGGGAGTAAGTAAATATTAGAACTCGAAGCAAATGGTTAAAGAACTGATTAGAAATCACTTTTCCACAACAAAAGCGCGAGGGACTGGTGGAATATCCGCAGATAAATATAAAACTTCTGTCAGAAGAAGACCGGGAGTTGGTGAAGCAGGCCAAGCAGCGTGCTGAGGATTTGCGCTTAACTTTTAAAGAGTTTGTGCTGGATTGTATTAAACAAGCACTCTCTGAAGAGAGTCCAGATGATGCAGATAGTGCAACTGCTGCCGAAATTGAAGCTTTGAAAGCTCAAATCGCCGCATTGTCACAGAAAGTGAGTATTCCTTCTGCGACCAAAACGGAAGTGCATACCCTCCAGGAAAGGGTAAATCAATTGCGGGTGGGGATTTCAAATGAAATTAAGAAAGATAGGGAGCAACTTGCTTCTTTGACGTTGGCGCTCTCCCGGCTTGAAAGCCAAATTGAACAGTTGGTGCCTTCTTTAAATCTTCAAGTGGATGGCGAGGTAAATTCAAACAGTGATGGCGATTGGCTTTTTGGGGAAGACTCCGGTGCTGAACTACCGTTAACTTAAGCATGGGAATTGAAGAATGGGGACGGCGTAAAGCCTGCGGCATAGCTAAGCTTAACGCGCAGCGTCTCGTAGAGAATAAATTCGCCTGCGCCTTTCTTCCATGCTTTCAAGCACCAGGTGTCCCCGCAGCAGAACACTTGGTGTAGTTCACCTGACTTGAAATCTGCTGTAATTATTTAGTGGAGATTTTAGCCTTGTGTGAGCGTTAATTCTTCACGCTTGGCGGAATTGACAATTTTCACCAAATGCTGGTTTAAATAACTTTGGGCCGAAATGTACAGACTTTCCCAAATTTCTTGATTGCGACAAATTTTAGTCCCCACTGTATTTCCTGCTGTTTTTTCCGATATCAAGTATTTACGGTAATAGTTACCCCACAGGTGTTGGAGAAAGTTTTCCGCAAATTCGTCAAAAGGAATAATCCAGTTATAGTCTTGGTCTAGGAATACCCGATAGGATGCAATTATGGGTAGTGCGAGGTCAGTTGGCGCACCAAACCCAAACGAGTACTTGCTGTCGGGGAGAAGGGTACTTTTGCGTGTATCGATTGATGCTAAATCGTTGACACCCTTTCTTCTGGGGTTGCTGATATGTTCTTGGATTATTTCGTACAGTCTTTGCTCAATCCACAGAGCTTTGGGAAGTAGAGGCAATAGAAGAGTTAATCTTTCTCTCTCAGTGTCTGTGATTTGGCTTGGGGTGTTCGTACCTGTAGGGTGCTTGCTTCGTTTATTGCCGTCGGGATTGTATCTATTTCTGTCGAGGCAGTTTAGAAGCTTGAACAAGTGGTTAACATTACACTGGGCATTTCTAGGAGCGCCGCTTTGGTTTTGGTAATAGGCTATTCTAAATTTTCTATCTTCTGCTCTTTCTAACTGGGCTAAATACTGCTTGATAAATTTGTAATCTCCCCTGGCGTTGACTTTGGAGCGAGAATCTACTGGCGATGTGGTATTTGAGGCGAGGGCTATATCTTTAGCCTCCTCTTCCTGGAGGCCGATGTGGATGGTAACTTTGACTCTGGCTTGGGTTAGGTCATATTTGTAATTTTTAGCTTGCTCAAACGCTAAAACTGTGTGACCTCCATTGATAATGCCATCGCTACCCCCCTCGCTAGCTTCTAAGACTTCTAGCTCCAGTTCGGTTTTGTTTTTGCTAGGTTTAACTTTATTCGCTGACAGAACGATTCCACTGTGACGAGAGAAGAATTTTTCTGGTTGAGTCGTCACAGAGTCAAAGATTTGTCGGTATGTCGCACTTTTGCGGTTAGGTTCTCGGATGTTGGGTTCTAGGGGTAAGTCTGTCGGGAAGCCGTCCACATGGGCGGTGGCGATGATGCAATTGGGGTTTGCATGGAAATAGTTGTCTACTTTAATAATCCAGTTTTTCGGCATGGGTGGTTTCTGCATCTTAGCGATACATTCTCAATTATTCTTCTGGTGAGAAGAAGCGAACGCTTAAAGATTATATTTTGTAATTTTGTCTAAATGCGATCGCGGCTGCGACTAGCGTTAAAGAAGAATCCAGAAGTCTCAATTGCTTTACTGGGGCGGGTAGGATAGTAGACTACCGCCGTCTGCTATAATAAGGCACACCAAAACCTGAAAAATTGACTTCTTAGAACCTTTCTTAACTTTGCCTTTTCTCTTACACCCTTTGGAGTTTTTGAAGCTTCGACTAGCTAGGAAAGGATCATAAATGACTCGCTCTGATGAGTTAGTTTCTATACTTGACCGCATTCTCGACGGCTGTGGAGATGAGGGGGATGTTGCGATATTGCGTCAATCCCTCAAAGCAAGCGGTGGTCAAAATGTTGTGCAGTTGGGGAAGTACAACGTCAATATTGGTGAAGGGAAGGATATTCATATCGGCGACAAGGTTTATCAAGGAGCCGACGCACAGACTATTCGCAGCATATTCCTGGAGGTATTGTCCCATAACACGCGACAATTAGAAATCGACTGGCACAATATCAGTCAAGCTATGCTGTCCGAGCAGCAGCGACTCACGACAAATCCGCTCACGTCGGGCGAGGGAATTACCTATCGAACAGAGCAGGTGTATGTGCCATTGGGACTGGTGGAGCGTAAAAAGCTAACTCGGCGACGCGAGGATGTTTCACCAGAGCAGGGTTCGGAACTTGACCGAGAAACGGAAATTACCCAAACGTTTGAGCATCAGCAGTTTCTAGAGCAGGTGTTGAGGCAGAGGCAAAGCCCCAAAAGTCAGGGAAGACGCATTGCGATTATTGGCGAACCGGGAGCAGGGAAAACAACGTTGTTGCAGCAGATTGCTCAATGGACATCGGCAGAGATGGGGCAGTCGGTTGTGATTTGGGTATCTTTAGCTGATTTGCAGGGGCGTGAACTGGAATCATATTTGTTAGAGGTATGGTTGCAAGCAGTAGCCCGGAAAGTCGGACAAGCCGAAGCATCTACCCAGGTTCAAGATGATTTTGTGGCTCAGTTTAACCAGGGTTTGGTGTGGCTGTTGCTGGATGGGGTTGATGAAATGCAGGCGACGGTGGGCAACCCGTTAGGAGAAATCGAGCGGCAAATTCGCACGGGAACTTTACTACAACAGGCGCGGATTGTGCTTTCCTGTCGGTTAAATCTTTGGGACAGTGGTAGTAACGCCCTGGATTCTTTTGATAATTATCGCACCCTGGAGTTTTGCTATCCCCAGCAGGTGGAGCAGTTTATTGGTAATTGGTTTGGCTCCCTACCGTCAGCAGAAACGCAGACAGGGCAACGGTTGTGTGCAGCGTTGAGGGAAGCGGGGAAGGAGCGAATTCGGGATTTGGTGAAAAACCCGTTACGGCTGACGCTGCTATGTTTCAACTGGTATTTAGGTGAGGGGAAGTTACCAGAGACGAAAGCGGGGTTGTACGAGCAGTTTATGGCGGATTTTTATGAGTGGAAGAAGGGGCAGTTTGCGACAACAGGGGAGCAGCGCAAGCGGTTGAATGCAGCATTGGGAGAGTTGGCGCGGGAGGCAATTGATAAAGAAGCAACGCGGTTTCGACTGCGGCAGGAGTTTGTGTGCGAGTATTTGGGTGAGCCGGATGATGCAGATTCGTTGTTTGGGTTGGCGTTGCGGTTGGGATGGTTGAATAAGGTGGGGGTGGAGGCGGAGAATCCCAGGAAGGGGGTGTATGGGTTTTTTCATCCCACTTTTCAGGAGTATTTTGCCGCTTTGGCGATCGATGATTGGCATTATTTTTTAAATCATATTCCAGATAATCCCAGTCATCCAGATGCGAACTATCGAATTTTTGAACCACACTGGAAGGAAATATTTTTATTTTGGATGGGACAATCATCTCCTAAAATACAGGAGCATAAAGTATATTTTATTTATAAACTTGTTGGTTTTGATGATAGGTGCGGCGGACTGTATGCTTTTAAAGCATATTTTTTGGCAGCAGAAGCAATGGGTGAATTCAAAACTCATCCTAGTAAGATTGAAATTTTTTATAAAATATTTGAATGGAGCTTTGGAATTTACAAACATAAAGAAAATAAATGGCAAGACTTTATTGAACCACTTATGAAAACAGCAAAACTAACCTTGCTTAGAATCGATCAAGATTGGGTAATGGATGCCTTAAAAAATACAATTGTTTCAATTGAAAAAAATCAAATTTACAGATTACTTTCTACTTTAGAGGAATTTGGAAAAATTAACCCAAAAGCATTGTTTTTGTTGTTATTTAAAATAATTTATGAAGTTGAAGAGTATTCAATTATTGATCAAGCAATTTCGATTATTGAAAGAATTTATGTATATTATTCGGAAGTAGAAGTAAAGCTTTTGACTAAGTATTTGCTTGAAATAGCAGAAAAACGTCAAGAGGCAAACATAGCGTGGAGAATATTTGATTGTTTAGCAAAAATAGGTACTAATCAACCTTTACTCATGTCTTGGTTAAGTGAACGATGTAGTTCCATCATGCAAGATATGAAACTTATAGATACAGAAGAGGCTAAAAACACTTATTGTAAGGCAGCAGAAACTTTAATCACAATCAATCCTAGTAATTTAGATGCAATTCAGGCATTACTTCAAATTGTTGCTTCAGGAAAATATGAGAATAACTGTAGGCGAGCAGCTGAAGCATTAATGGAAGTTGAAACAGAATCATCAGAAGTTGTTGAGAAATTAAAGCAGCTTGTTCAGTTGATTGGAGATGATTCTATCCACTATATTTTAGCTGAAAGCTTGGGTAATATTGCTTTGAAGACCTCAGAAGCATTTACAGCGCTAACAGAATTAGCTAAACCAATTCAAGCTGATTCTATTCGCCTAGCAGCAGCTTATGGTCTAACAAAAATAGCTCCTGACTTAGCGATGGAAGTATTAGTACAAATCATTAATTCAACTCAAGATGAAACAATAAAAACTTATGCTGTTCAGTCTCTAGGAGAAACTTATGCTTCCAATCTTAATAATGCACCCGTTTTATATCTTGAAATTTATTTGGATAGTATTTATTTACACCTAATTAAAGATTGTATTCATTTTTATGCTATTGGCAATTTAGGAGAAACTGCAAAAAATTATCCAAAACTGATGAATGAATTGGTTTATCTTGTGAATTCATGTCAAGATAATTATGTGAAATATAAAGCAGCAGAAGCATTAGAAAAAATAGAACCTGGTCGTTCAGATGTAACACAGGCTTTAATAGAAAATTTTATGTCAGGTGACAATAATTTCATAGATATTGCAGCTAGTAGTCTTATGGAGATATCAAAAGTTGATCAGTTGTATCAGATTACATCAGTAATGAAAAGCTATTTAACTCCTGAAACATATCAAAATGACATTTCAGTTTATCATAACGCTTGCAAAATTATCTGGCATTGTGCCCAAAATCTGAGCTACCCAGAGTTTTATAATGCTTGGAATAATCAACTACATTAGTAAAAATTAAAAGAATTCTCCCCTTAGCTATCTAGTAAATATTCCTGCTCCGACTTTTCACGTTTGCGTTTTTCAATTTCGGCGATGGGTAATAGTAATGTTTCTTCTATGTCTTCTCTCAGCTTATCGCTTATTTTGCAGCCGGAATTTAAGCATTGAACTAAGGTGACACTTGCATGGTAGTACTGTCTGTGGAACGTCAAATGCGAAAACGACCAAACCTTCTGCGATCGCTCAATTAATAACCCATGCTGAGATGCGATCGCCCTCAAAACCCCTCGACTATCCCGCCGCTCAATCCCCAAAAACTCCCCAATATACCCTTCCAATTCCTCCTGCTCAAACAACACATACTGCTGCTGTTCAAACTTCTTCACCGCCACATAGCTTAATAGCTCTAACTTTCGCTCCACTGACAAATCCTGATAAATCTCACCCCGCTCGACTTCCCGCGATTTGTCCCACTGCACCAACAATAACTCCAACCCCTCCTCATACAACTTGGAACGCTTCGAGTAAAATTTCCCCGTTTGGTGAAACACCGCACAAGTCAAACTCAGCAAAATCGGCGTAATCGCTAGTTCCCGAATCGGCTTGTTTTCCTCTCGAAACAACTGTTCTAAAAATTCCCGCGCCTTCGTCTCCCTCTTCCCTGCATCCGCACACACCGTCCCAAAGCAATGAACTGCAAACGCTCTCACCTGCTCCTCATTAAAATCCGCCACTTCCACATAATCAAAACGCTCAAACCGCGATTCCTAGCTTTGCGTTCGACAAGTCACCACCACCTGCACCTGCGGATAAGCACGCGCAAACCGCTTTATTTCCTTGGCGATTTGCTTTCCTGCTTCCCCCGTCACCTCATCCAACCCATCCAGCAGCACCAATGCTCGTTCCTGACTTAGCACTAATTCGATATCTGCATTACTCAACCGCCAAAGCTGTCCCAAAAACTGCTCTAAGTTATAAGCGTACTTGCGTCCGTCGTCCACAAAATCCCGCAGCTTAATCAACACCGGAATTCGCTGTGCTTGCAATTTTCCATCATTGCACTCGGTTACGATTTTTTGCAGATATGTCGTCTTCCCCGAACCAGGTTTACCCACCACCATCAAGTTAGTATTGCGCTCCAGTACAGCCAACCCCGACACGCGCTGCTGTTCCTTACCCAAGCCAATCCGATCCAAACTGCGGTAGCTGGAATTAGCCGTTGTAAAATCCTGCCACAAATCATCAAGTTCCGACCTGCGGCTGCTGCTAAGTGATTCCAGGATATTTACATCTACAAACAAATCCCCCAAAGGCACCCAATGGTCTATTCCCCATAACGGCATAACACCGTGTAAACTTTGAATGCTGTGGTGGATGCGCGATCGCACTTGTTGCACTAAGTCATCAACTGGATTTGTTGCCCTTAATTGGACTTTTTTTTTTAGATTTTTGAAGACTGGGGTATGTTCTTCTGGGATTCCTTGCAGGGCGATCGCATCACAGCCACCGTTATAAGCATCCTCATACGACCAACCAGCCCCTAGTTCATCATAAAAACCAACTGCAAACTTAATTGCTGCATCGTCTCCAATCTTACTATTCATGCCGACTACATAATCGATATGTTGGGCGATCGCGTTGGCTTGAATTTCCGAGTAGCAAGCGTTGAGAACAACACATTCCAGTCCTCGCGTAGCAAATCGTTTAAATAGGTTTGCTAAAGCTTCAGTTGGGACAAGTTGCGCTTTACCTGCATCATCTTGGAGAACTAATCCATCATCTCCTGAACCATGCCCGCAAAAGTGAATAATCTCTGGGTTAAAATCTAACAAGGCACGACGTAAATCATCAGGACGAACTGCCCAGCGTTGTTGCAAAGTAAACTTTTCTCGCTGCTGCGACCTTCGCAAACCCTCATCAATTTCTCGCATCTGTTTGTCTAAGCGCAATCTCGCTTCATTGGTAGGGCTGGAGGCTAGTACTAAAATGGTTTTGCGCGAACTACTTTGAGGATTTTCTCGTTGAGCCAAGTTCTGAAACTCTTCTTTGAGGATAGAGCGAACAACTTCCCGGATATCTGCGGCGTTAGAACCCTGAATTACAGCACGAGCAACTTCTCGAATTGCTTCGGCATCAAGTCCTTGGTAAGTGCGATCGCCAATATGAATATCTTGTCCCTGTCCGATATTAATGTTGTACTTACCTACTTGCAAATTTTGGCTACCACCACTATTTAACCACTGACGCAAAGCTTCAACATCGTCATCGGTTTGATTTCCGTTGAGGATGCGTTGAATAATATCGTTGAGGTTACTGGGGTTCGCCATTTATCAGAGTTTTTTAGTTTTATTTTAGACGATAAAACAGTGAATTTACTTATCCATACTCGCCTTGTTCAATTTTTGTAAATCAGCTAGTCAGCTAGGTAAA
Protein-coding sequences here:
- a CDS encoding NACHT domain-containing protein, encoding MADFNEEQVRAFAVHCFGTVCADAGKRETKAREFLEQLFREENKPIRELAITPILLSLTCAVFHQTGKFYSKRSKLYEEGLELLLVQWDKSREVERGEIYQDLSVERKLELLSYVAVKKFEQQQYVLFEQEELEGYIGEFLGIERRDSRGVLRAIASQHGLLIERSQKVWSFSHLTFHRQYYHASVTLVQCLNSGCKISDKLREDIEETLLLPIAEIEKRKREKSEQEYLLDS
- a CDS encoding tyrosine-type recombinase/integrase, whose amino-acid sequence is MENLPVLSVESLAVEVVTLPLDQARVALVDYYFPNRQRINSTEQLIELWVHSVTIKSDQTRRAYRQIGYELADYMQSRFGISDLRMVTLFHLHANLAWLKDEKPVRGKKNTYGISKNTAAKYTAAIKSLWEWGTRASIGYFAIDLGKDLSIQWDDKLAERILSERDIAKLEKAAIEVDLQHNTNKMHWLLLTLVFYSGVRAGEIARQTSDYGKRIVTPGLFWRQFREDGDCLLLTVTGKRNKTRTISLDPETSAVLLDYRGDASNDQPVFPSPSRRDRGKPLSDRGLRLMMAEISAFAGIKFSAHFLRHTHATLAKKNGASDFDLQADLGHASPATTAKYIHHVGRVGTSHALRKKSKHR
- a CDS encoding NACHT domain-containing protein codes for the protein MANPSNLNDIIQRILNGNQTDDDVEALRQWLNSGGSQNLQVGKYNINIGQGQDIHIGDRTYQGLDAEAIREVARAVIQGSNAADIREVVRSILKEEFQNLAQRENPQSSSRKTILVLASSPTNEARLRLDKQMREIDEGLRRSQQREKFTLQQRWAVRPDDLRRALLDFNPEIIHFCGHGSGDDGLVLQDDAGKAQLVPTEALANLFKRFATRGLECVVLNACYSEIQANAIAQHIDYVVGMNSKIGDDAAIKFAVGFYDELGAGWSYEDAYNGGCDAIALQGIPEEHTPVFKNLKKKVQLRATNPVDDLVQQVRSRIHHSIQSLHGVMPLWGIDHWVPLGDLFVDVNILESLSSSRRSELDDLWQDFTTANSSYRSLDRIGLGKEQQRVSGLAVLERNTNLMVVGKPGSGKTTYLQKIVTECNDGKLQAQRIPVLIKLRDFVDDGRKYAYNLEQFLGQLWRLSNADIELVLSQERALVLLDGLDEVTGEAGKQIAKEIKRFARAYPQVQVVVTCRTQS
- a CDS encoding AIPR family protein, giving the protein MPKNWIIKVDNYFHANPNCIIATAHVDGFPTDLPLEPNIREPNRKSATYRQIFDSVTTQPEKFFSRHSGIVLSANKVKPSKNKTELELEVLEASEGGSDGIINGGHTVLAFEQAKNYKYDLTQARVKVTIHIGLQEEEAKDIALASNTTSPVDSRSKVNARGDYKFIKQYLAQLERAEDRKFRIAYYQNQSGAPRNAQCNVNHLFKLLNCLDRNRYNPDGNKRSKHPTGTNTPSQITDTERERLTLLLPLLPKALWIEQRLYEIIQEHISNPRRKGVNDLASIDTRKSTLLPDSKYSFGFGAPTDLALPIIASYRVFLDQDYNWIIPFDEFAENFLQHLWGNYYRKYLISEKTAGNTVGTKICRNQEIWESLYISAQSYLNQHLVKIVNSAKREELTLTQG
- a CDS encoding NACHT domain-containing protein, translated to MTRSDELVSILDRILDGCGDEGDVAILRQSLKASGGQNVVQLGKYNVNIGEGKDIHIGDKVYQGADAQTIRSIFLEVLSHNTRQLEIDWHNISQAMLSEQQRLTTNPLTSGEGITYRTEQVYVPLGLVERKKLTRRREDVSPEQGSELDRETEITQTFEHQQFLEQVLRQRQSPKSQGRRIAIIGEPGAGKTTLLQQIAQWTSAEMGQSVVIWVSLADLQGRELESYLLEVWLQAVARKVGQAEASTQVQDDFVAQFNQGLVWLLLDGVDEMQATVGNPLGEIERQIRTGTLLQQARIVLSCRLNLWDSGSNALDSFDNYRTLEFCYPQQVEQFIGNWFGSLPSAETQTGQRLCAALREAGKERIRDLVKNPLRLTLLCFNWYLGEGKLPETKAGLYEQFMADFYEWKKGQFATTGEQRKRLNAALGELAREAIDKEATRFRLRQEFVCEYLGEPDDADSLFGLALRLGWLNKVGVEAENPRKGVYGFFHPTFQEYFAALAIDDWHYFLNHIPDNPSHPDANYRIFEPHWKEIFLFWMGQSSPKIQEHKVYFIYKLVGFDDRCGGLYAFKAYFLAAEAMGEFKTHPSKIEIFYKIFEWSFGIYKHKENKWQDFIEPLMKTAKLTLLRIDQDWVMDALKNTIVSIEKNQIYRLLSTLEEFGKINPKALFLLLFKIIYEVEEYSIIDQAISIIERIYVYYSEVEVKLLTKYLLEIAEKRQEANIAWRIFDCLAKIGTNQPLLMSWLSERCSSIMQDMKLIDTEEAKNTYCKAAETLITINPSNLDAIQALLQIVASGKYENNCRRAAEALMEVETESSEVVEKLKQLVQLIGDDSIHYILAESLGNIALKTSEAFTALTELAKPIQADSIRLAAAYGLTKIAPDLAMEVLVQIINSTQDETIKTYAVQSLGETYASNLNNAPVLYLEIYLDSIYLHLIKDCIHFYAIGNLGETAKNYPKLMNELVYLVNSCQDNYVKYKAAEALEKIEPGRSDVTQALIENFMSGDNNFIDIAASSLMEISKVDQLYQITSVMKSYLTPETYQNDISVYHNACKIIWHCAQNLSYPEFYNAWNNQLH